AACTACCGTAAAGTCACTAAATTCTTTTGGTCTTCTGTTGGAGTTTGCAGCTTTTTAAACAACCTGCAGGCCgactttaaaatgacattacTGACTGGATGTCAGACAAGGAAACACTACACTCATGAACAGCAAAATgtacaattattttattattaaaatgcagTGGCGGgccgtcagggccagcaaggccttctctgctggcctaaacactatcagaagcactgacctacatttacaacctaaattctaatatttgttccgtgaaattgtattaatttattcccaagAGTTCGTTCTCTTCACTTCGTAGCATGTCTCTCAGCTGCACCGCTTTCAGtacgtgtatgtggatgttcgatttctgtccaatcagatttcagcctctataTGTTGCCGTGTCAGgctaatctgcccagggccttcagaatcagcAGTGCTGGCACCCGCGATTTAGACTGTAGGGCTCGAAAGGGCACGTGAtctcgcaatgcattgtgggccaCGGTCGCCATTTTTGCGggcaaaagttttttgtttacatcccTTCGCGTTAGGTACggtgctgagagagagagacacaccatGAAAAAATGGACCGTGCCGAGACAGGCTGGACCCTGTTCAAAGGCTCGGTGCATCGAAGAAATGagtaaaattggtggaatcGATCCATATGAGCAcgtgcagtgatatttatctgtgtttgcacattgtacctcatttgcagtgatatttatctgtttgcacacagtctttTGCTGTCGGCAGCTTATCTGCACTGTTACTGGAACTTTAACAGAGTCACTGCACTGCACGAGAATAtctgtaataaactgaaaactttgaaacaagaagtgttcaCACATTATTGCCTGAGTAAATGGCacatggtctcacagaggacttcttatggctattttttaatattaaatttAAGTCGTgggaatatagtttcatatattgccactgaactacaatatttcttatcaccatcaggcaAAGTTTGATTAACTGTCTTTGTAAAGTGCGGACCTGGTGTTTGTCGTCATATGAGCAGgtagcaggtgaggaggttttcctgtgcctgacgTATCAAtgacatcagaatcagaattcctttatttatccctgaagggaaattcttgttcttacagacattgcacatgcagtattcccatgacatgttaaggataaatagaaataagcagaggaagattagcagccgttcattttattttcagagaaacaccaccaacaccgGTGTgaaatgccgtgaacacaccaacatgtgtcgggtgattgtgctgaaagtgatgtttggtcgtctcacggctgctctCCAGGCCATTCGGCGTCTCGTTGTTAGTTTacagatccgaggtccttggctttgcttccatgttggaaatgagaaaaatctcagcccatTGTTCTTCTTCTATCGTGGCAGTTAACGACGCGGCACGTTTTAACTTGTTCAAACACAAGGCAAGGTCTAACCcatttctgtgtgcatttgacTTCATCATGactcaacaggaaatgaatgaagtCACTTTTCAGTGTTGACCTGTCAGTattctttcctttctcattATGTCTGTCCATCCGTCCTCCTCAGGTATGATGCAGTCATGTCTCTGCAGGTGACCTTGCAGCAGAGGATCAACTCAGCCCAGGTGTTGCTGCAGCGGGCAGAGCACCTCTGTCAGGGTGTGGAGGGTCACCAGAAGCTCTGCAGTAAACTCAGAGCAGAACTGCGCTTCCTGCGGCGGGTGGAGGCCGGAGAGCTGCAGGTCAAAGAGTCTCACCTGCACAGCACGAACCTGACTCACCTGACAGCCATTGTGGACTCGGCTGAGAGTCTGGAGGGTGTGGTCGCCCTGCTGCACGTCTTCACCTATCAGGACGCCGCTGGCTGCAGGCAAACACTGGTGGTGGATGTGGTGGCTAATGAGGGACACACCTGGGTGAAGGCGGTGGGCAGGAAGGCAGAGGCTCTGCACAACATCTGGCAGGGGCGGGGCCAGTATGGAGACAAGAGCATCATCAGACAGGCTGAGGACTTCCTGCAGGCCAGTCGCCAGCAGCCTGTCCTGTACCGACACCCCCACATCGTCTTCGCCTTCTACAACGGGGTCTCCTCCCCTATGGCCAACCGCCTCAGGGACATGGGCATCTCTGTCCGAGGAGACATTGTTGCTGTGAACActgtggtgatggaggagggagaagatgaagaggaggacgagcagcaggaggaggaggaggaggaggacaaggacaaGCAGCCATCTGATaatgaggagggagaggagtcTGAGCTAACCCGAGTCGACCGCAGCACGGTGGTGGCCAGCCTCGCGTTTCCTGTTCAGGTGCATGTGGAGGAGTGTCAGCGTGTTAACCTCGACATAACTACGCTCATCACATACGTGTCATCACTGAGTCATGGCCGTTGTCACTTCACCTTCAGGGAGCCGGTGCTGACAGAGCAGGCAGCCCAAGAGCGCCACCAGCAGGTGCTGCCACAGCTCGACGCCTTCATGCAGGGGAAGGAGCTGTTTGCCTGCCGTGCCGCCGTCCATGACTTCCAGGTGATTCTGGACACGCTGGGGGGGCCCGGCGAGAAAGAGCGTGCTCAGAAACTGCTTGCTCGCCTCCACCTGGTGGATGACCAGCCGTCAGAGCGCACGCTGCAGCTCACACCTAGCGCCAAGGTTAACCACCGCTCGCTCATGATCTTTGGCACCGGAGACTCACTGAGAGCTGTTACCATGACGGCAAACAGCCGGTTCGTCAGggcagcagccaatcagggaGTCCGATACAGTGTGTTCATCCATCAACCGAGAGCTCTGACTGAAGGCAAAGAGTGGAGGGCCACACCCACCTGAGACAGATACTTCCTGTGGAGGGACTGGTGGGAGTTTGAGTTTTTCAGCTGATAATAAAGAAGTGTGATAACCCTGAGTTCAGTGATAGATGGATGTTATGTTTGTTGAATGACTTCAGAATCTACATTCAAAGATCAATAAAGCATCACAGTCACTTCCTGCTtagctgcctttttttttaggCGACACAAGGTGGCAGATGGGTGTGTCCTTATGAAGTGTTTACAGCATATCGGTAAGACTGAAACTAAGATTTTTCTGACAGTTGTGATGTCACCAACCACAGTCTACAGCTGCTGGTGGTGATCAGTGAACTAGTTCACAAAGCGGTTTAACAGATGGGAAATCAGAGTTTCTTACAGTAAGTAATACATGCTAAAACATTAAGATGAAACTGCTCCAGAGTGGGAAATAAATCTATAACGTCCTTTGTTCGAGACTTTAACCTTCTAAAACTAAGTAAACACTTTGAATCAGTTATTCTCAGAATGACTGATGATTGATTgatatttaatgaaatatttaatgttcttCTGGACTAATGAGAGGTTTTGGAAACATGGGATTTGACAGGATAGAGACCTTcatattttgaaattaaatttccAGTAAACGACATACTACATGCAATAAATTactaaataatattaaaatgtttgaaatgcaaCTAATGAAACATTAGCGAGTGATGTGTCAGACTTAACTCTGTGCTTTTAACTTGAAACCCGGAAGCGGATGTGGGTGTGTCGCTAAAATGATCGCCTCCAACCGGCAGGATATCAGCTTGTTAGCAGGTGGATATTAGCAGTTTAGGAGTTGAGTTCTGGTATAAAATGCAGAGAGTTGGAGCCCATGCGGAGCTGCGGACTTTAGCGGAGGTGGGGACAAAACTTTAAGCCTTCAGCTTCAACGCAAAACCAAATTTTATCGGTTAAGAAAACGTATGTTTTCATTGAACTGCTGCTAACGGGCTAACCAGCGAGCATAATAGGGAAGATCAGTAAAACGCTAAAAACAGTACGAACTAACCCGATTAGTATCTCTTCTTCCCCTCTTCCTTCGtatcttcctctcctcccttttttcTTCACCTCCTCAGTGTCAGTACAGTTATCCAGTAGAGACTCTGTCTGATCTTCAGAGGGTTCGCTCACTGTTTTCTGATCTTCGCCTCTATGTGGATTTTTACTGTGAGTACAAAATGTTTCTGGCTTGTCactttaattcattcattcagcagtACACTCGAGCCTGCTGTGGCGGTTCCTGTATGTCTTTcacaagaaaatattttttcagttttaaatgaaaCCGGAGGTTTTTACAGTCTGACATTGTTGTTGCCTCAGGACCAAACCAACTGCCTCTTTATGTCCGTCCTATGGAAACTACAGTTCCCACAATCCTCTGGTGAACGTAAGCAGAAATTCTGATGTTGTTTTACCCTGCATTCGATTTGTACCCGTAAGTCGTAACTCGGAGTGTGACATCACATCCGGTAAAAAGCGAGTTGGATGCGTTCTGTttaccacagaagaagaataagaagaagaagaatcaactttattgacagtatatatatttttacatacacacactgaattcgtcttctgcatttgacccatccttagttgaacacacacatgcaacacccggcaaattgAAACACACAcgggagcagtgggcagcatattggggggttaagtgccttgctcagccggctaatggaggaggggagcttTTTTTatttcgcattaatcactccaccacacccaaatttttcctgcccgtccggtgggggaatcgaaccggtgacgTCATTCAGGCACTGTTGCTATAGCAACATCTACTGGTTACAAGTCGCACCActtgataaacaacacattacgtGGTATTTCACGCCTAACAAGACCACAGCTGTGTGTCCCCAGGCAACAGTGAGACAGTGCTGTGTCTACGACTTACTAAACtggacacaaaaaagacaaaagcactaaaaacctgcaaaaccacagcttttatttacagttgacgctctgggcagccatcttggatgACGATGTCCTCAGGGAGTGAAGATCACACTGGAACCATATTAACACGTCTCTCATGTACCCTCAGAGTACAGATGATGCAACACTACAATACGACCCCCTGACAAAAAACCcagactgttcctttaaagtgtGGCTGCTGACCGTGTGACTGCTTCATCACTGATGGTTGATGATAATAAAGCTGAAGATGATGTGTCCTCTGACAGGTTTTCccaacaaagagaggaagaagctggTTTACCTGGCTGGGACTGTTCCTGTTCAGTTTGAAGGTGAAATCTCGTCTGCTGTATTCTCCCTGCGAGCTCTTTTGGTTCAGTTTATTGTCGGTGTCAAATGATGTGCTGCATATCGGAGCGTCCTGCGTCCTCTCATTCATGTGATACAACTTAATACATTTATTCGCAGACATCATCCGAACTGACCTTTGATCACGTTTTTACTCAGAAAAACTGTCCCACCGCTTCTACTATAGCTGATCATCATGTCATAAACCATCAGAGAACCGAAgaaaatttaaattgaaaagaaaacagacatatTCCCCAGTAATTTATCTAATTGTGGAAATACACAAAGTAACATGAACATCCAAAATCACTTCTGGTCTGATCAGTCTGGCCAAGTTTGTTCTGTCCGGGCTGAACTGGTCTgggttctgtgtgttttttaatatgTTCAGTGATTTTTAGTTTGCCAGTCAGACTTCACAGTGAATGTGATGTCCACATTTTTCACCCTGTTCTTCCTCCCATCACCACATCACCATCAGCTGagtatctgttttgttttccactgacaTGTCTGAAGTTATTGCGGTTCTGGGCCCATCAGTATTTTATCTGGGTTGTGGTTTAGCTTAGATTTCTCTGGTCTGTTCTGGTCTTGTTTCATTGACTCCTGGATCCCTTGTGTCTTTACAGGAAGTGAGTATAATATCCCAGTGTGCATCTGGCTTCATGAGACCCACCCAGTGTCCCGTCCCCGCTGTTatgtctgtccctctgtctccatgGTGATCAACCCATCATGTCCCTGTGTGGACGCCTCTGGCAACATCAGTTTGGAGGGATTGAACAATTGGACTCATGTAAGACCAACTGAGCATTCTCAGTCAAACTGGGGTAGTTAGTCCGGTTAGTTAGTGGTTATCTGTGCAGGTAGCAAGGCAGCAGGTAGTGGCCCCCAACTTCAGCAGACTCTGTAGAGTCATGTGTTAGCTTGGCTCAGCAGGGATTTGACTACCAGTCTACCAGTTTGAAGGTGTGTCTCTGACTCACTGGTCTTCAGTTGATGATGTCCAGGTTGTTTCTTCTGGTGATGAGCTCATTTCATTCTCCCCTGTGAGGGCTTTTCCAttacacagcacagcaggtaACGGAAGCTGTTTACCTGGTGGAAGTGTTGCTCTTCATCTCACCATTCCTGCTTGTACTCTTCCTCCATGTAGGATTACTGAAGAAGGCGCTAACGAAGCTCCACTAATTCAGTCATAAACACACTTCATGTTCGAGAAactcttcacaataaaagccctgTTATTTTGTTAGTTAAAGAATTTTATGATGAAGCAGCAAAATCAGGAAATATTGGCTTTTTAACAGTATCGTTCACACGAGTCCTGCAGCTGAAAGCGAACATGATGAGTCCAGGGGTTCATGGGAATGCAGTCTCCTTCACAATAAGACAATTGGCTAGTTTAATTATTGTCTGAAAAATTAAGATGCTTATGTGAAAatgtggatgatgatgatgatgttgcttCCTATTAGGGTGTGTCCAACCTTTCATTGCTTGTGTCAGAGATGAGGCGGGCCTTCCAGAAGGACACGCCCCTTTATGCCAGGTCTGCTGTTCAAGCTCCGCCCCCCGAAGCTGTACAGGTTTCACCATCAGCTGGAAGGTGAgttgtttatattttactttaaatccCCAGTGAAGTTTTATGCTCCAGTCTTACCTACAGATGTTCTCAGtcaacacaagaaaagaaaaacatttaaaaaagttgttatacttttgtttctgcttctgcAGCATCCAGcatcccacctccacctcccacccctcccCGCCCATCACCTCCTCCCGCCTGTCTGAAGGGACAGGTAAGCTTCCTGTGAGTCTGTGATAATCGTGAGGACGTATGAACTGTTCAACATGCTGATATTGGAGGACCAAGTGAAACCCCTCCCCTGTTTTGCAGCCAGCCAATGGGCGCAGAGCAGCGAGGTGCGGATGGGGAGGTCATACACTGAGGAACTGCTGGGGATTGACTTcagtgctcctcctccttcatcttcctTCTCCAACAACCCGTTcctgagctcctcctcctcaggtgagacagcagcaggaaacacCTGAGCTGATGTTCATGTGACTGCATCTACAGGTCCTGTGGCCATTAGGtgaaaaaacaggaagttaaagTTGCAGCAAAGACGTTTGAGTGACCTGAAAGGAAAATCACCAGCGACTGAGAAGTGAGAATGAAGAGATCGATTCATATCTTCTCCCAGTGTGTTCAATACCAATTTATCAAACTTCCCCCAGGACGTCCTGTGATTtctcacaaaataaaagttcttTTATCTCTGGTGAAAGTCTTAAAAGCACTGATTCACAGCTATGGTGTAGTTGTGCTCTATGTCCTTGAACCAGTGTGATGTTGGCAGCTCTGGTTGTCTGAGTCCAGCTCGGTACAGCAGGTTTTGGGTTTGGGGTGAATACAGTGAAAGCCACTTcgctttgtgtgtctgttttggctGCCGTTTgcattcagctgctgctgagtgatCTTAGCATTCGATAGGTTCATCCTCGCTCACAGAGTGTTAATTTCTGTTGTAGCAGCCGTAATGACTCAAATATGTTCAAAGTCCATTAGAATTGAACACGGACGCAACAAATTTGTCAGAACTTGTGATCTaaatttcaataataaaaataaagttttaatgCCAAAGCTATGATGTTAAAAGAAATGTGCCATTCAacctttttttatctttattaaaAATAGAGCTTTAAAAATTATCAGTAATTATGTGCTGAAGTTTCACCTACATTGCCTGACTCATCGTGCCTTCTGTTGTGCAGTCACCCACATAAACCTTCAACCCTTACTTACAGTACTACAGTATTACTTCAGTGGTACTCCATCGggtctttgtctctgcaggcGTTTCCCCTGCAGATCCTCTCAGCAAGATGATGGGAGCTCTGAGGCTGGACAGAGAGTTCAGCAGAGACCAGCAGAGTGAATCACCTGTACGAATGGTCCAGTCAGATCCAGCCAGGGATAAAAACACAGGTTCTGTGGTTCTGGTTCCAGACTCTGGACCAGCAGCTAGACCTCAGCGAGACCTCTGTACTGAGAGACTACAGTCACAAGCAACAGCTGGAGTGGACCACATCAAGGTGAGGAGAACATCTGGGTCTCATCGAGTCTCATAGAATCTCATCATGTCTCATGTCTCCTTCTTGCTTTTCTTCTATCAGATGGCGACTCGCCTTCCTCCAGACCGGGCCCCCATCTTCCTGTCTTTGATGTCCATGGAGGGACGGAGCTTCATAGCCAGTGATGTCATGGAAGCTGTCCAACTCAACAAAGATTTCCCATCAGCCCTCAAGTTTCTGACCCACAGCTGCCCCATCTGTCAGGAGCAGGTGTCCTTCACTAAGGTGAGAGGCGCATCATCTgactcagccaatcagagaccaGACAGCCTCATTcaccttctctgtctgtgtttcctgtagATCATCACCATGACTCACTGCTCCTGTTTCTTGTGTCAGACGTGTTTCAAGACGTTTTTCTCGTCTGCCATTAAAGAGAAGAGCATCGACCAGCTGGTTTGTCCTCAATGTGGCAGACCTGAGATTAGAGGtcagagagggatggaggagtCCATGGACTACTTCAACCTGCTGGACACacaggtgggggtggggggggcagaAGTTATTTTGAAAGTAAGTTTAAACATGTGCAGAGGTTTGTTTGTTATCTCATCTGGAATGAGTAGTTAATTGAAGTCCTGACCTGACTAATCAGGTAAACTGAGAGCTTCTGGACAGTGAAACTTTGGTGATGGATTACAAACACCAAGTCAACATCTTCTTTATCCATGAAACATTTCCGGAGCTTCGCAACAAATCCGCATTGCAGGATTCTCCgaaacaactgaagaagctttttaaaaacatttaaaaaaaacaaaaaacaaaaacaaaaacccaaaacgGCTCCATACAGCTCAACCAGCGTAATCCAATACTGCTGATTCTCTTTGGTTCAGTGTTGGAGTGTCGAGAGAGAGTTGGAGAGTCCAGAGAATtagttgcttttgttttatttgtttgtgtgcagattcGTCACTTCCTGCCTCTTCAGATCCATGAACTCTTCCAGAGGAAACTCAGAGACAGGGCCCTGCAGGAGATGCCAAACTTCCGCTGGTGTGCTCATGTAAGGACCTCAAACTTTGGAAAGATCATGTATTTACTGATTTCCTTCAGGTTTAAATGTGATTGAACTGTAAAATAATTCAAGAGATAAATGTAATTTAGCATCGTCATCTGGTCTAAACTAGTGATGGGCTCAATTAGCTGCTCAGTCATTTAAATATCACCTcaccagtcagcagcagaaacatcagTCGGTTATTAAACTGATGATTATGATtgtattaatgtctgtgtaggAGCCCATTGTGTGTGGGACACATCCTGTCCAGCAGGTGTCGCCTTTGAGCTCAGGCTCACTTTCAGTAGGAGTACCTTCACTCAGGGGACAGGTGCTGCTGGACGGAGGAGCACAGATGGTTTGTGGATGCAAGTcttgtaaagtgtgtgtgtgtgtttcagtgttcattCGGGATGCTTCATGAAGCAGACAGGTTGAGAATGGACTGTCCCAGCTGTAAAAAGAGCACCTGCTGTCAGTGCAGGTCAcctgtaagacacacacacacacacacacacacacacagttgttgtAGAGGAGTGAGTTAGATCATGGATTAAACTCCCACAGCTGACCACAGATCAGAAGCAgggtctgtttgtgtctgcagtggTCTCCCCAGCATCAGGGAGTCTCCTGTCAGGAGTTCAGAAGGTGGCAGCAGCAGAACCAGCCAGACCACCAGGACACTACCCTGCTCAGCGGCAACAGCATCGGTACAAACataccaccaccaccagagcCTGAAACTATGTCCTCCTATGTCCTCCTCACTCCTGACACTATTTCCTCTTATGTATTTCTATGTCCTCCTGACACCTGAAACTATGTCCTCTTGAATCCTGACAACATCTGACACTATGTCTTCCTATGTCCTCCTTACACCTAAAACTATGTCCTGTGTCCTCATATGTCCTCCTGACCGTATGTCCTTCTGACACCTGACACTATGTCCTCCTATGTCCTTCTGACACCTGAAACTATGTCTTCCTATGTCCTTCTGACTCCTGACACTGTGTCCTAATATGTCCTCCTGACACCAGGACcaggtttgtgtttctgtcagtgaatgagtttgtgttgtctttaatgtctctttctctgaccAGAATGTGTATGTATTCGTCCTCAGAGTGTCCAAActgtcagtttgtcttcagtCTGTCTAAAGGAGGCTGTCTTCACTTCACCTGCACTCAGTGTCAGCATCAGTTCTGTGGAGGCTGCAGCCAGCCCTTCAGTCCTGGATCTGTGAGTTTGTATCTGCTCTTGTCAGCAGTTTCCCGTCTGTCCTGGCACCATGAAGGTCTCACGAGTCCACTCGTTTGTATCTGACATGTCTGAAGTCACAGTGGTTGTCCTCAGTCTTCTTCACATCCAGAATCACACTGACTAGATTTTATTGAGTTAAAACTCAGTCATTAAAGCTATTTGATAAAATGAGTGT
This portion of the Scatophagus argus isolate fScaArg1 chromosome 13, fScaArg1.pri, whole genome shotgun sequence genome encodes:
- the c13h7orf25 gene encoding UPF0415 protein C7orf25 homolog isoform X2 produces the protein MSLQVTLQQRINSAQVLLQRAEHLCQGVEGHQKLCSKLRAELRFLRRVEAGELQVKESHLHSTNLTHLTAIVDSAESLEGVVALLHVFTYQDAAGCRQTLVVDVVANEGHTWVKAVGRKAEALHNIWQGRGQYGDKSIIRQAEDFLQASRQQPVLYRHPHIVFAFYNGVSSPMANRLRDMGISVRGDIVAVNTVVMEEGEDEEEDEQQEEEEEEDKDKQPSDNEEGEESELTRVDRSTVVASLAFPVQVHVEECQRVNLDITTLITYVSSLSHGRCHFTFREPVLTEQAAQERHQQVLPQLDAFMQGKELFACRAAVHDFQVILDTLGGPGEKERAQKLLARLHLVDDQPSERTLQLTPSAKVNHRSLMIFGTGDSLRAVTMTANSRFVRAAANQGVRYSVFIHQPRALTEGKEWRATPT
- the c13h7orf25 gene encoding UPF0415 protein C7orf25 homolog isoform X1; this encodes MKKWTVPRQAGPCSKARYDAVMSLQVTLQQRINSAQVLLQRAEHLCQGVEGHQKLCSKLRAELRFLRRVEAGELQVKESHLHSTNLTHLTAIVDSAESLEGVVALLHVFTYQDAAGCRQTLVVDVVANEGHTWVKAVGRKAEALHNIWQGRGQYGDKSIIRQAEDFLQASRQQPVLYRHPHIVFAFYNGVSSPMANRLRDMGISVRGDIVAVNTVVMEEGEDEEEDEQQEEEEEEDKDKQPSDNEEGEESELTRVDRSTVVASLAFPVQVHVEECQRVNLDITTLITYVSSLSHGRCHFTFREPVLTEQAAQERHQQVLPQLDAFMQGKELFACRAAVHDFQVILDTLGGPGEKERAQKLLARLHLVDDQPSERTLQLTPSAKVNHRSLMIFGTGDSLRAVTMTANSRFVRAAANQGVRYSVFIHQPRALTEGKEWRATPT
- the si:dkey-181m9.8 gene encoding E3 ubiquitin-protein ligase RNF31 isoform X1, yielding MQRVGAHAELRTLAECQYSYPVETLSDLQRVRSLFSDLRLYVDFYCFPNKERKKLVYLAGTVPVQFEGSEYNIPVCIWLHETHPVSRPRCYVCPSVSMVINPSCPCVDASGNISLEGLNNWTHGVSNLSLLVSEMRRAFQKDTPLYARSAVQAPPPEAVQVSPSAGSIQHPTSTSHPSPPITSSRLSEGTASQWAQSSEVRMGRSYTEELLGIDFSAPPPSSSFSNNPFLSSSSSGVSPADPLSKMMGALRLDREFSRDQQSESPVRMVQSDPARDKNTGSVVLVPDSGPAARPQRDLCTERLQSQATAGVDHIKMATRLPPDRAPIFLSLMSMEGRSFIASDVMEAVQLNKDFPSALKFLTHSCPICQEQVSFTKIITMTHCSCFLCQTCFKTFFSSAIKEKSIDQLVCPQCGRPEIRGQRGMEESMDYFNLLDTQIRHFLPLQIHELFQRKLRDRALQEMPNFRWCAHCSFGMLHEADRLRMDCPSCKKSTCCQCRSPWSPQHQGVSCQEFRRWQQQNQPDHQDTTLLSGNSIECPNCQFVFSLSKGGCLHFTCTQCQHQFCGGCSQPFSPGSACDFSADCGAKGLHAHHPRDCIYHLRDWSVARLHLLLQYYRLSPTWLEPASDSSPDTGKTYCLVLELKDDCSRLEEPCGRPAQPEYGGYCQVHYKERLVELINRCCGDPAVLFSPAEMKTELQRWNIAVPTRKPDEPEVLYAHRLRMTLTNSVPLKKQRRFLLKLNNDLCPLPSAVVCEAPPPHLLLTDSTY
- the si:dkey-181m9.8 gene encoding E3 ubiquitin-protein ligase RNF31 isoform X2; the protein is MQRVGAHAELRTLAECQYSYPVETLSDLQRVRSLFSDLRLYVDFYCFPNKERKKLVYLAGTVPVQFEGSEYNIPVCIWLHETHPVSRPRCYVCPSVSMVINPSCPCVDASGNISLEGLNNWTHGVSNLSLLVSEMRRAFQKDTPLYARSAVQAPPPEAVQVSPSAGSIQHPTSTSHPSPPITSSRLSEGTASQWAQSSEVRMGRSYTEELLGIDFSAPPPSSSFSNNPFLSSSSSGVSPADPLSKMMGALRLDREFSRDQQSESPVRMVQSDPARDKNTGSVVLVPDSGPAARPQRDLCTERLQSQATAGVDHIKMATRLPPDRAPIFLSLMSMEGRSFIASDVMEAVQLNKDFPSALKFLTHSCPICQEQVSFTKTCFKTFFSSAIKEKSIDQLVCPQCGRPEIRGQRGMEESMDYFNLLDTQIRHFLPLQIHELFQRKLRDRALQEMPNFRWCAHCSFGMLHEADRLRMDCPSCKKSTCCQCRSPWSPQHQGVSCQEFRRWQQQNQPDHQDTTLLSGNSIECPNCQFVFSLSKGGCLHFTCTQCQHQFCGGCSQPFSPGSACDFSADCGAKGLHAHHPRDCIYHLRDWSVARLHLLLQYYRLSPTWLEPASDSSPDTGKTYCLVLELKDDCSRLEEPCGRPAQPEYGGYCQVHYKERLVELINRCCGDPAVLFSPAEMKTELQRWNIAVPTRKPDEPEVLYAHRLRMTLTNSVPLKKQRRFLLKLNNDLCPLPSAVVCEAPPPHLLLTDSTY
- the si:dkey-181m9.8 gene encoding E3 ubiquitin-protein ligase RNF31 isoform X3, whose protein sequence is MQRVGAHAELRTLAECQYSYPVETLSDLQRVRSLFSDLRLYVDFYCFPNKERKKLVYLAGTVPVQFEGSEYNIPVCIWLHETHPVSRPRCYVCPSVSMVINPSCPCVDASGNISLEGLNNWTHGVSNLSLLVSEMRRAFQKDTPLYARSAVQAPPPEAVQVSPSAGSIQHPTSTSHPSPPITSSRLSEGTASQWAQSSEVRMGRSYTEELLGIDFSAPPPSSSFSNNPFLSSSSSGVSPADPLSKMMGALRLDREFSRDQQSESPVRMVQSDPARDKNTGSVVLVPDSGPAARPQRDLCTERLQSQATAGVDHIKMATRLPPDRAPIFLSLMSMEGRSFIASDVMEAVQLNKDFPSALKFLTHSCPICQEQVSFTKIITMTHCSCFLCQTCFKTFFSSAIKEKSIDQLVCPQCGRPEIRGQRGMEESMDYFNLLDTQIRHFLPLQIHELFQRKLRDRALQEMPNFRWCAHCSFGMLHEADRLRMDCPSCKKSTCCQCRSPWSPQHQGVSCQEFRRWQQQNQPDHQDTTLLSGNSIECPNCQFVFSLSKGGCLHFTCTQCQHQFCGGCSQPFSPGSACDFSADCGAKGLHAHHPRDCIYHLRDWSVARLHLLLQYYRLSPTWLEPASDSSPDTGKTYCLVLELKDDCSRLEEPCGRPAQPEYGGYCQCSFHLSVPAGCTIRSVWWS
- the si:dkey-181m9.8 gene encoding E3 ubiquitin-protein ligase RNF31 isoform X4; its protein translation is MQRVGAHAELRTLAECQYSYPVETLSDLQRVRSLFSDLRLYVDFYCFPNKERKKLVYLAGTVPVQFEGSEYNIPVCIWLHETHPVSRPRCYVCPSVSMVINPSCPCVDASGNISLEGLNNWTHGVSNLSLLVSEMRRAFQKDTPLYARSAVQAPPPEAVQVSPSAGSIQHPTSTSHPSPPITSSRLSEGTASQWAQSSEVRMGRSYTEELLGIDFSAPPPSSSFSNNPFLSSSSSGVSPADPLSKMMGALRLDREFSRDQQSESPVRMVQSDPARDKNTGSVVLVPDSGPAARPQRDLCTERLQSQATAGVDHIKMATRLPPDRAPIFLSLMSMEGRSFIASDVMEAVQLNKDFPSALKFLTHSCPICQEQVSFTKIITMTHCSCFLCQTCFKTFFSSAIKEKSIDQLVCPQCGRPEIRGQRGMEESMDYFNLLDTQIRHFLPLQIHELFQRKLRDRALQEMPNFRWCAHCSFGMLHEADRLRMDCPSCKKSTCCQCRSPWSPQHQGVSCQEFRRWQQQNQPDHQDTTLLSGNSIECPNCQFVFSLSKGGCLHFTCTQCQHQFCGGCSQPFSPGSACDFSADCGAKGLHAHHPRDCIYHLRDWSVARLHLLLQYYRLSPTWLEPASDSSPDTGKTYCLVLELKDDCSRLEEPCGRPAQPEYGGYCHFHLSVPAGCTIRSVWWS